From Salipiger profundus, a single genomic window includes:
- a CDS encoding ATP-dependent DNA ligase, producing MRAFAELFMAIDQTTKTTVKTEALARYFETAPDDDRLWTIALFSGRRPKRAVNTTQLREWAAERAGLPLWLVEESYPIVGDLAETIALILPPPTEVAEPSLSSLLEELLTLPRRDIEDRKARILAQWDRLDETGRFLSNKLITGGFRIGVSRKLMTRALALATGQDEAALALRLMGDWTPQSTTWHDLVESPDPQEDESRPYPFYLAYQLDGTPEDLGPPDDWLAEWKWDGIRGQLILRGGSHHVWSRGEELTTDRFPELARATDFLAPGHVFDGEIVAWDGSQPMPFNTLQQRIGRKTVPKKLLREAPVVLLAYDLLEAGGEDLRDAPFSERRARLDALLANLPDDAPVRRSPSLAFDSWEALAETRATARERRAEGVMLKRLDAPYLSGRKKGDWWKWKLDPLSVDAVMIYAQQGHGRRANLFTDFTFAAWNGNELVPFTKAYSGLTDAEFDRITNWVRRNTLQRFGPVRQVRPELVFEIAFEGIQPSPRHKSGLSLRFPRMARWRHDKPAQEANTLDDLRALLEAYG from the coding sequence ATGAGGGCCTTCGCCGAGCTGTTCATGGCCATCGACCAGACCACCAAGACCACGGTGAAGACCGAGGCCCTCGCCCGCTATTTCGAGACCGCCCCAGACGACGACCGGCTCTGGACCATCGCGCTGTTCTCGGGCCGCCGGCCGAAGCGCGCGGTGAACACCACCCAGCTGCGCGAATGGGCTGCCGAGCGCGCCGGGCTGCCGCTCTGGCTGGTCGAGGAAAGCTACCCGATCGTTGGCGATCTCGCCGAGACCATCGCGCTCATCCTGCCGCCGCCCACCGAGGTGGCCGAGCCGTCGCTCTCGAGCCTGCTCGAAGAGTTGCTCACCCTGCCCCGGCGCGACATCGAGGACCGCAAGGCGCGCATCCTCGCGCAGTGGGACAGGCTCGACGAGACCGGGCGGTTCCTATCCAACAAGCTGATCACCGGCGGCTTCCGCATCGGCGTGAGCCGCAAGCTGATGACCCGCGCGCTGGCCCTCGCCACCGGGCAGGACGAAGCGGCGCTGGCGCTGCGGCTGATGGGCGACTGGACGCCGCAGAGCACCACCTGGCACGACCTCGTGGAATCCCCCGACCCGCAGGAGGACGAAAGCCGTCCCTACCCGTTCTACCTTGCCTACCAGCTCGACGGCACGCCCGAGGACCTGGGGCCGCCCGACGACTGGCTGGCCGAGTGGAAATGGGACGGCATCCGCGGCCAGCTGATCCTGCGCGGCGGATCGCATCACGTCTGGTCGCGCGGCGAAGAGCTGACGACCGACCGCTTCCCCGAACTGGCCCGCGCCACGGATTTCCTTGCACCCGGCCATGTCTTCGACGGCGAGATCGTCGCCTGGGACGGCAGCCAGCCGATGCCCTTCAACACGCTGCAGCAGCGCATCGGGCGCAAGACCGTGCCGAAGAAGCTCCTGCGCGAGGCCCCGGTGGTGCTGCTTGCCTACGATTTGCTCGAAGCGGGGGGCGAAGACCTGCGCGACGCCCCCTTCTCCGAGCGCCGCGCCCGGCTCGATGCGCTGCTCGCCAATCTGCCCGACGATGCGCCGGTGCGTCGCTCGCCCAGCCTTGCCTTCGACAGCTGGGAAGCGCTTGCCGAGACCCGCGCCACAGCCCGCGAGCGCCGCGCCGAGGGCGTCATGCTGAAGCGCCTCGACGCGCCCTACCTCTCGGGGCGCAAGAAGGGCGACTGGTGGAAGTGGAAGCTCGACCCGCTGAGCGTCGACGCGGTGATGATCTACGCCCAGCAGGGCCACGGCCGGCGGGCCAACCTGTTCACCGACTTCACCTTTGCCGCCTGGAACGGCAACGAGCTCGTGCCCTTCACCAAGGCCTACTCCGGCCTGACCGACGCCGAGTTCGACCGCATCACCAACTGGGTGCGGCGCAACACGCTGCAGCGCTTCGGCCCGGTGCGGCAGGTGCGCCCCGAGCTGGTCTTCGAGATCGCCTTCGAGGGCATCCAGCCCAGCCCGCGCCACAAGTCGGGGCTGTCGCTGCGGTTTCCGCGCATGGCGCGCTGGCGCCACGACAAGCCCGCGCAGGAGGCCAATACGCTCGACGACCTGCGCGCGCTGCTCGAGGCCTACGGCTGA
- a CDS encoding LysE/ArgO family amino acid transporter produces MQAALGGFALGLSLIVAIGAQNAFVLRQGLLRSHVFTVCLICALSDALLILLGVTGFGALTTAVPGLETAMRWLGAAFLIWYGARSLFAAWRGGETLRAGGADPAGSRRAAILTCLAFTWLNPHVYLDTVVLLGAVSAQYEPRAAFAAGAMIASFLFFFSLGYGARALGPLFEKPLAWRVLDLLIGLVMWAIAARLAFG; encoded by the coding sequence ATGCAGGCAGCACTCGGAGGCTTCGCGCTCGGGCTTTCGCTCATCGTGGCGATCGGTGCGCAGAACGCATTCGTGCTGCGGCAGGGGCTGCTCCGGTCGCATGTCTTCACGGTCTGCCTGATCTGCGCCCTGTCCGACGCGCTGCTGATCCTGCTGGGGGTCACAGGGTTCGGCGCCCTGACCACGGCGGTCCCGGGGCTCGAGACCGCGATGCGCTGGCTCGGGGCGGCCTTCCTGATCTGGTATGGCGCGCGCAGCCTGTTCGCGGCGTGGCGCGGAGGTGAGACGCTCCGCGCGGGCGGGGCGGACCCGGCCGGCAGCCGCCGGGCCGCGATCCTGACCTGCCTCGCCTTCACCTGGCTCAATCCGCATGTCTATCTCGATACGGTAGTGCTGCTCGGCGCGGTGTCGGCGCAATACGAGCCGCGCGCCGCCTTTGCGGCAGGTGCGATGATCGCCTCCTTCTTATTCTTCTTCTCGCTGGGCTACGGCGCCCGTGCGCTCGGGCCGCTGTTCGAGAAACCGCTGGCGTGGCGCGTGCTCGACCTGCTCATCGGCCTTGTCATGTGGGCCATCGCGGCGCGGCTGGCATTCGGCTGA
- a CDS encoding MFS transporter, whose amino-acid sequence MDGTRAGRIFAALSEAEGDLPPEEARNGLRHVLSLSMTKLADGLINPKLVLAWLAQALGAPALLVGLLVPIREAGALLPQMLLAGRVRAMRHRKWAWVIGSLGQGVAAAGMVAVALTLQDWAAGIAMCALLAMLALSRAASSVSYKDVLGKTVQKTRRGAVTGTAASVASAGVILFALLLMSGLIENTSALTAAVALAALLWVAAGALFSRLEEAPSEEDGSAPAIDLRPFRDDPQFRRFVYARGALTATALAPPYIVLLDTGEGALQKLGALVLASAAASFASSYVWGRLADRSSRRVLMLSGFSGAAALALAALAGLTGWAGGAIWVTPVLLFGLMVAYHGVRQGRSTYLVDMAPESDRASYAALANTLIGALLLVSGAFGGALAWIGPVAALAGFAALACLGGLVAAGLHEVERSDD is encoded by the coding sequence ATGGACGGAACGCGCGCGGGCCGCATCTTCGCGGCGCTGAGCGAGGCAGAAGGCGATCTGCCCCCCGAAGAGGCGCGCAACGGTCTGCGCCACGTCCTGTCCCTCTCGATGACCAAGCTTGCCGATGGTTTGATCAATCCCAAGCTCGTGCTCGCGTGGCTTGCGCAGGCGCTCGGCGCGCCGGCGCTGCTCGTCGGGCTGCTGGTGCCCATCCGCGAGGCCGGGGCGCTGTTGCCGCAGATGCTGCTGGCGGGGCGCGTGCGAGCCATGCGCCACCGCAAGTGGGCCTGGGTGATCGGCTCGCTGGGGCAGGGGGTGGCCGCGGCCGGCATGGTCGCCGTGGCGCTGACCTTGCAGGACTGGGCGGCCGGCATCGCGATGTGCGCGCTGCTCGCCATGCTGGCGCTGTCGCGGGCGGCCTCCTCGGTCAGCTACAAGGACGTTCTCGGGAAGACCGTGCAGAAGACCCGGCGGGGCGCCGTGACCGGCACGGCAGCCTCGGTCGCCTCGGCGGGGGTCATCCTGTTCGCGCTGCTGCTGATGAGCGGGCTGATCGAGAACACCTCGGCCCTGACCGCCGCCGTCGCGCTTGCGGCGCTGCTCTGGGTCGCGGCCGGCGCGCTGTTCTCGAGGCTCGAGGAAGCGCCCTCCGAAGAAGACGGCAGCGCTCCGGCGATCGACCTGCGCCCGTTCCGCGATGACCCGCAGTTCCGCCGCTTCGTCTATGCCCGCGGCGCGCTGACCGCGACCGCGCTCGCGCCGCCCTACATCGTGCTGCTCGACACCGGCGAGGGGGCGTTGCAGAAACTCGGCGCGCTGGTGCTGGCCTCGGCTGCGGCCTCCTTCGCAAGCTCCTACGTCTGGGGCCGGCTTGCGGACCGCTCGTCGCGCCGCGTGCTGATGCTGTCCGGCTTCTCTGGAGCCGCCGCGCTGGCGCTTGCCGCCCTCGCGGGGCTCACGGGCTGGGCCGGCGGGGCGATCTGGGTCACCCCGGTGCTGCTCTTCGGGCTGATGGTGGCCTACCACGGCGTGCGGCAGGGGCGGTCGACCTATCTTGTCGACATGGCGCCCGAGTCCGACCGTGCTTCCTACGCGGCGCTTGCCAACACGCTGATCGGCGCGTTGCTGCTTGTCTCCGGGGCGTTCGGCGGCGCGCTGGCCTGGATCGGCCCGGTTGCGGCGCTTGCCGGTTTTGCCGCCCTCGCGTGTCTTGGCGGCCTTGTCGCCGCCGGTCTGCACGAGGTCGAGCGCTCGGACGATTGA
- a CDS encoding thermonuclease family protein produces the protein MFRRRLAAIPLVAIAMIAATTAMADPSGRVRVVDGDTLDVGGVRVRLHGIDAPESAQMCGGDGVPMWGCGAWVTREVRSRYEGREASCETLDTDRYGRSVARCTVSGKDIGRTLVREGMAFAYRAYSWDYDLDEKGAAVEGRGLHGEGVQSPAAFRADARAGRAAVNRADAPAGCTIKGNIARDGERIYHMPGQQNYGATRISEGKGERWFCSEAEARAAGWRRALR, from the coding sequence ATGTTCAGACGTCGCCTCGCCGCCATCCCCCTTGTTGCAATCGCAATGATCGCTGCCACGACCGCGATGGCGGACCCGTCGGGTCGCGTCCGCGTGGTCGATGGAGACACGCTCGACGTGGGCGGTGTGCGGGTGCGCCTGCACGGCATCGACGCGCCGGAGAGCGCGCAGATGTGCGGCGGCGACGGTGTGCCGATGTGGGGCTGCGGCGCATGGGTGACGCGCGAGGTGCGCAGCCGCTACGAGGGGCGCGAGGCCAGCTGCGAGACGCTCGACACCGACCGCTACGGACGGTCCGTGGCGCGCTGCACCGTCTCGGGCAAGGACATCGGCCGGACACTGGTGCGCGAGGGCATGGCCTTTGCCTACCGCGCCTACTCGTGGGATTACGATCTGGACGAGAAGGGCGCGGCGGTCGAGGGCCGGGGCCTGCATGGCGAAGGCGTCCAGTCGCCGGCGGCGTTTCGCGCCGACGCACGGGCAGGGCGGGCGGCCGTCAACAGGGCGGATGCCCCCGCAGGCTGCACGATCAAGGGCAACATCGCCCGCGACGGCGAGCGCATCTACCACATGCCGGGACAACAGAACTACGGAGCCACGCGGATCAGCGAAGGCAAGGGTGAGCGGTGGTTCTGCTCGGAAGCCGAGGCCCGGGCGGCAGGCTGGCGCCGGGCACTGCGCTGA
- a CDS encoding DksA/TraR family C4-type zinc finger protein yields MAGGWSRDGAVSEQIEASISDELQRMRARKGPTGESLTHCAECDEPIPEKRRQAIPGVKLCIDCQQERDGVQKARGGINRRGSKDSQLK; encoded by the coding sequence ATGGCCGGAGGCTGGAGCCGCGACGGCGCGGTGAGTGAACAGATCGAGGCGTCGATTTCCGACGAGTTGCAGCGGATGCGGGCGCGCAAGGGCCCGACGGGCGAGAGCCTGACCCATTGCGCCGAATGCGATGAGCCCATTCCGGAGAAGCGCCGGCAGGCGATCCCGGGCGTGAAGCTCTGCATCGACTGCCAGCAGGAACGCGACGGCGTGCAGAAGGCGCGCGGGGGCATCAACCGGCGCGGCTCGAAGGATTCCCAGCTGAAGTGA
- a CDS encoding DMT family transporter — protein MATPAENVSSPLRGALWMVVTGLCFVAVTALVKLLAGRVPAAESAFLRYVFGLLILLPAWRELAALRLSRRQLGLTVLRGVAQTGGVLCWFFAMTRIPIAEVTAMNYLTPVYVTILAALVLGERLAIRRIMAIGAALAGALLILRPGFRELDPGHFAMLGTALLFSVSYLIAKIISGEMSAAAVVVLLSISVALGLFPFAMAVWVTPSWGDLAILVAVAGFATGGHYAMTLAFAAAPVTVTQPVTFLQLVWSVLVGALFFGEGVDLWVVAGGTVIMGAVLFITWREAMLKRKVAPRGPEAQS, from the coding sequence ATGGCAACCCCTGCGGAAAACGTGTCGTCGCCCCTGCGTGGGGCCCTTTGGATGGTCGTGACGGGCCTGTGCTTCGTGGCTGTCACCGCGCTCGTGAAACTGCTGGCCGGGCGCGTGCCGGCAGCCGAGTCGGCCTTTCTGCGCTACGTCTTCGGTCTGCTCATCCTGCTGCCCGCGTGGCGCGAGCTGGCGGCGCTGCGGTTGTCGCGGCGCCAGCTCGGTCTGACCGTGCTGCGCGGAGTGGCCCAGACCGGCGGGGTGCTTTGCTGGTTCTTCGCGATGACCCGCATCCCGATCGCCGAGGTCACGGCGATGAACTACCTCACCCCCGTCTACGTCACGATCCTCGCGGCCCTCGTGCTTGGAGAACGGCTGGCGATCCGGAGGATCATGGCCATCGGCGCGGCGCTCGCGGGGGCGCTGCTGATCCTGCGGCCCGGCTTCCGCGAACTCGATCCGGGGCATTTCGCGATGCTCGGCACGGCGCTGCTGTTCTCGGTCTCCTATCTCATCGCCAAGATCATCTCGGGCGAGATGAGCGCGGCGGCGGTGGTCGTGCTGCTGTCGATCTCGGTGGCGCTGGGGCTGTTTCCCTTCGCGATGGCGGTCTGGGTGACGCCGTCCTGGGGCGATCTCGCGATCCTCGTCGCGGTGGCGGGCTTCGCCACCGGCGGCCATTACGCGATGACGCTGGCCTTCGCGGCGGCACCGGTGACGGTTACGCAGCCGGTGACCTTCCTGCAGCTCGTCTGGTCGGTGCTGGTGGGCGCGCTCTTTTTCGGCGAAGGCGTCGACCTCTGGGTCGTTGCGGGCGGCACGGTCATCATGGGGGCCGTGCTCTTCATCACCTGGCGCGAGGCGATGCTTAAGCGGAAGGTCGCGCCGCGTGGGCCGGAAGCCCAGTCCTGA
- the pepN gene encoding aminopeptidase N — MEDASPQTIYLKDYKPFGWQVADVHLTVTLAPNATRVKTRIHFEPNPNAPAQDFFLHGEELTLIRAAIDGTEVTPEVTPQGLTCTVPDGPFLWESDVEIAPAENTALEGLYMSNGMYCTQCEAEGFRKITYYPDRPDVMATFTVRIEGDEKVKLSNGNPTDSGEGWAEWHDPWPKPAYLFALVAGDLVNHPGEFTTMSGKDVELNIWVRPGDEGKCAFGMEALKASMKWDEEIYGREYDLDIFNIVAVDDFNMGAMENKGLNIFNSSCVLASPETSTDANFERIEAIIAHEYFHNWTGNRITCRDWFQLCLKEGLTVFRDSEFTSDMRSAEVKRISDVIDLRARQFPEDQGPLSHPVRPESFQEINNFYTATVYEKGAEVIGMLKRLVGEDDYAKALDLYFDRHDGDAATIEDWLRVFEEATGRDLSQFKRWYSQSGTPHLSVTEDYADGTYTLTFAQHTPPTPGQAEKAPQVLPIAVGLLNPNGDEVVGTTVLEMTEAEQSFTFEGLSSKPVPSILRGFSAPVVLERDSAPDEKRFLLAHDSDAFNRWESSRDLARACLYAMITEGDGPDMAWIDALEQVIRDDALDPAFRALMLALPTQAELAQMLHAKGVTPDPDAIYAATETLRNAMAERWSALLPELSGQMRVDDDYAPDAEQSGKRALGNVVLSLRTRLDGGAAAQAQFDAADNMTLQLGALSCLISAGAEDKALAAFEAQWKNDRLVMDKWFALQVAATAPENAAARAEALTKRPDFDWKNPNRFRAVMGSLAMNHAGFHAKDGRGYRLLADWLIKLDEKNPQTTARMCSVFQTWKRYDTDRQAMMKAELQRIADRPGLSRDVTEMVTRLLS; from the coding sequence ATGGAAGACGCAAGCCCCCAGACGATTTATCTCAAGGATTACAAACCTTTCGGCTGGCAGGTCGCGGATGTTCACCTCACCGTGACGCTGGCGCCGAACGCCACCCGCGTAAAGACCCGCATCCATTTCGAACCAAACCCGAACGCCCCCGCGCAGGACTTCTTCCTGCACGGTGAAGAGCTGACACTGATCCGCGCCGCCATCGACGGGACCGAGGTCACACCCGAGGTCACGCCGCAGGGCCTGACCTGCACGGTGCCCGACGGGCCGTTCCTGTGGGAAAGCGACGTCGAGATCGCACCGGCCGAGAACACCGCTCTCGAGGGGCTCTACATGTCGAACGGCATGTATTGCACACAGTGCGAGGCCGAGGGCTTCCGCAAGATCACCTATTATCCCGACCGGCCCGACGTCATGGCCACCTTCACCGTCCGCATCGAGGGCGACGAGAAGGTGAAGCTTTCGAACGGCAACCCGACCGACAGCGGCGAAGGCTGGGCGGAATGGCACGACCCGTGGCCGAAGCCGGCCTACCTGTTCGCGCTGGTCGCGGGGGATCTCGTGAACCACCCCGGTGAGTTCACCACGATGTCCGGCAAGGACGTCGAGCTGAACATCTGGGTGCGCCCGGGCGACGAGGGCAAATGCGCCTTCGGGATGGAGGCGCTCAAGGCCTCGATGAAATGGGACGAAGAGATCTACGGCCGGGAATACGACCTCGACATCTTCAACATCGTCGCGGTCGATGATTTCAACATGGGCGCGATGGAGAACAAGGGGCTCAACATCTTCAACAGCTCCTGCGTGCTCGCCTCTCCCGAGACCTCGACCGACGCCAACTTCGAGCGCATCGAGGCGATCATCGCGCATGAGTATTTCCACAACTGGACCGGCAACCGCATCACCTGCCGCGACTGGTTCCAGCTGTGCCTGAAAGAAGGGCTGACGGTGTTCCGCGACAGCGAGTTCACCTCCGACATGCGCTCGGCCGAGGTCAAGCGGATCTCGGACGTGATCGACCTGCGCGCCCGCCAGTTCCCTGAGGACCAGGGCCCTCTGTCGCACCCGGTGCGGCCCGAGAGCTTCCAGGAAATCAACAACTTCTACACCGCCACCGTCTACGAGAAGGGCGCCGAGGTCATCGGTATGCTCAAGCGGCTGGTGGGCGAGGACGACTACGCCAAGGCGTTGGATCTCTACTTCGACCGCCACGACGGCGATGCCGCCACCATCGAGGACTGGCTGCGCGTCTTCGAGGAGGCAACGGGCCGCGACCTGTCGCAGTTCAAGCGCTGGTATTCGCAGTCGGGCACGCCGCACCTGAGCGTCACCGAGGACTATGCCGACGGAACCTACACGCTGACCTTCGCGCAGCACACGCCGCCGACGCCCGGGCAGGCCGAGAAGGCGCCGCAGGTGCTGCCGATCGCCGTTGGCCTGCTGAATCCCAACGGTGACGAGGTGGTCGGGACCACCGTGCTCGAGATGACCGAGGCCGAGCAGAGCTTCACCTTCGAGGGCCTGTCGTCGAAGCCGGTGCCCTCGATCCTGCGCGGTTTCTCTGCGCCGGTGGTGCTCGAGCGCGATAGCGCCCCGGACGAGAAGCGCTTCCTGCTGGCGCATGACAGCGACGCCTTCAACCGCTGGGAATCGAGCCGCGACCTGGCGCGTGCCTGTCTCTACGCGATGATCACCGAGGGCGACGGCCCCGACATGGCGTGGATCGACGCGCTGGAGCAGGTCATTCGCGACGACGCACTCGACCCGGCCTTCCGGGCGCTGATGCTGGCGCTGCCGACGCAGGCGGAACTGGCGCAGATGCTGCATGCCAAGGGCGTCACGCCAGACCCCGATGCGATCTACGCCGCGACGGAAACCCTGCGCAACGCCATGGCCGAGCGCTGGTCGGCGCTGCTGCCGGAGCTGTCCGGGCAAATGCGCGTCGATGACGACTACGCCCCCGATGCCGAGCAGTCCGGCAAGCGCGCGCTCGGCAACGTGGTTCTGTCCCTGCGCACCCGGCTCGACGGCGGGGCGGCGGCACAGGCGCAGTTCGACGCCGCCGACAACATGACGCTGCAACTGGGCGCGCTCAGCTGCCTGATCTCGGCCGGCGCCGAGGACAAGGCGCTCGCGGCGTTCGAGGCGCAATGGAAGAACGACCGGCTGGTGATGGACAAGTGGTTCGCGCTGCAGGTCGCAGCGACGGCACCGGAAAACGCCGCAGCCCGCGCCGAGGCGCTGACGAAGCGGCCCGACTTCGACTGGAAGAACCCCAACCGCTTCCGCGCGGTGATGGGCTCGCTGGCGATGAACCACGCGGGTTTCCACGCGAAGGACGGGCGCGGCTACCGGCTGCTGGCGGACTGGCTCATCAAGCTGGACGAGAAGAACCCGCAGACCACGGCACGGATGTGCTCGGTCTTCCAGACCTGGAAACGTTATGACACGGACCGGCAGGCAATGATGAAGGCCGAGCTTCAGCGCATCGCGGACCGGCCGGGCCTGTCGCGCGACGTGACCGAGATGGTCACGCGCCTGCTGTCGTGA
- a CDS encoding YdcH family protein, with translation MSHVPHELLQEFPDHADTIAALKARDRHFAHLAAQYHDINREVHRAETDVAPTDDFALTEMRKRRALLKDEIYVALTRETA, from the coding sequence ATGTCCCACGTCCCGCACGAACTGCTTCAGGAGTTTCCGGATCACGCCGACACCATCGCGGCACTGAAGGCGCGCGACCGGCACTTCGCGCATCTCGCCGCGCAGTATCACGACATCAACCGCGAGGTGCACCGGGCGGAGACCGACGTTGCGCCGACGGATGATTTCGCTCTGACCGAGATGCGCAAGCGGCGCGCCCTGCTGAAGGACGAGATCTACGTAGCGCTGACGCGCGAGACGGCCTGA
- a CDS encoding M3 family oligoendopeptidase — MLTAISLPRPVLDANATAGGRDLGDLPEWDLSDLYPSQDAPELKRDLDWLEDACSRFAQDYEGKLDTLDAAAFLEMVQRHEKIETVGGRLMSFAGLRYYQNTTDAERAKFLSDLQEKVTNYTTPLVFFSLELNRMADDRYESLFAANDELARYKPAFDRVRAMKPYQLSDELEHFLHDLGVVGDAWMKLFDETIAGLVFTIDGEEMSIESALNQLTEQDRAKREAAARELARVFTGNVRTFARVHNTQAKEKEILDRWRGMPSAQMARHLSNDVEPEVVQALRDAVVDAYPRLSHRYYELKRKWLGLDTMQVWDRNAPLPMETDRIVDWDEARETVMNAYSGFDPRMSEIAEPFFTKGWIDAGVKPGKAPGAFAHPTVTEVHPYVMLNYLGKPRDVMTLAHELGHGVHQVLAAGQGEMLASTPLTLAETASVFGEMLTFRRLLDHAKDKQERKVLLAGKVEDMINTVVRQIAFYDFECKLHEARRGGELTPDDINALWMSVQAESLGPAFEFMEGYETFWAYVPHFVHSPFYVYAYAFGDGLVNALYAVYEENPDGFQDKYFDMLKAGGSKHHKALLAPFGLDATDPTFWQKGLSMIEGFIDELEAMEE; from the coding sequence ATGCTGACCGCCATTTCCCTTCCCCGCCCCGTACTCGATGCAAACGCGACCGCCGGAGGCCGCGACCTGGGCGACCTGCCGGAGTGGGATCTCAGCGACCTCTACCCGTCGCAGGACGCCCCCGAACTGAAGCGCGACCTCGACTGGCTCGAAGACGCCTGCTCGCGCTTCGCACAGGACTACGAGGGCAAGCTCGACACGCTCGACGCCGCGGCGTTCCTCGAAATGGTCCAGCGCCACGAGAAGATCGAGACCGTCGGCGGGCGGCTGATGTCCTTTGCCGGGCTGCGCTACTACCAGAACACCACCGACGCGGAACGCGCCAAGTTCCTGTCGGACCTGCAGGAGAAGGTGACCAACTACACCACCCCGCTGGTCTTCTTCTCGCTCGAGCTCAACCGGATGGCCGACGACCGCTACGAGTCGCTCTTTGCCGCCAACGACGAGCTCGCGCGCTACAAGCCCGCCTTCGACCGGGTCCGCGCGATGAAGCCCTACCAGCTTTCGGATGAGCTCGAGCACTTCCTGCACGACCTCGGCGTGGTGGGCGACGCCTGGATGAAGCTCTTCGACGAGACCATCGCCGGCCTCGTGTTCACCATCGACGGCGAAGAGATGTCGATCGAATCCGCGCTCAACCAGCTGACCGAGCAGGACCGCGCCAAGCGCGAGGCCGCCGCCCGCGAGCTGGCCCGCGTGTTCACCGGCAACGTCCGCACCTTCGCCCGCGTCCACAACACGCAGGCCAAGGAAAAGGAAATCCTCGACCGCTGGCGGGGCATGCCCTCGGCGCAGATGGCGCGGCACCTGAGCAACGACGTCGAACCCGAGGTGGTGCAGGCGCTGCGCGACGCGGTGGTCGACGCCTACCCGCGCCTTTCGCACCGCTACTACGAGCTCAAGCGCAAGTGGCTCGGTCTCGACACCATGCAGGTCTGGGACCGCAACGCGCCCCTGCCGATGGAGACCGACCGGATCGTCGACTGGGACGAGGCCCGCGAGACGGTGATGAACGCCTACTCCGGCTTCGATCCGCGCATGTCCGAGATCGCCGAGCCCTTCTTCACCAAGGGCTGGATCGACGCGGGCGTGAAGCCGGGCAAGGCACCGGGCGCCTTCGCCCACCCGACCGTGACCGAGGTCCACCCCTACGTGATGCTCAACTACCTCGGCAAGCCGCGCGACGTGATGACGCTCGCCCATGAACTGGGCCACGGCGTGCACCAGGTGCTGGCCGCCGGCCAGGGCGAGATGCTGGCCTCGACGCCGCTGACACTGGCCGAGACCGCCTCGGTCTTCGGCGAGATGCTGACCTTCCGCCGCCTGCTCGACCACGCCAAGGACAAGCAGGAACGCAAGGTGCTGCTCGCCGGCAAGGTCGAGGACATGATCAACACGGTGGTGCGCCAGATCGCCTTCTACGACTTCGAGTGCAAGCTGCACGAGGCACGTCGGGGCGGAGAGCTCACGCCGGACGACATCAACGCGCTGTGGATGTCGGTGCAGGCCGAGAGCCTCGGGCCGGCATTCGAGTTCATGGAGGGCTACGAGACCTTCTGGGCCTACGTGCCGCACTTCGTGCATTCGCCCTTCTACGTCTACGCCTATGCCTTCGGCGACGGGCTGGTGAACGCGCTCTACGCGGTCTACGAGGAAAACCCCGACGGCTTCCAGGACAAGTATTTCGACATGCTCAAGGCGGGCGGCTCGAAACACCACAAGGCGCTGCTCGCCCCCTTCGGCCTCGACGCCACCGACCCGACCTTCTGGCAGAAGGGCCTGTCGATGATCGAAGGCTTCATCGACGAACTCGAGGCCATGGAGGAGTGA
- a CDS encoding glutathione peroxidase, which produces MIRIVLALLAFALALPVMAAQAFRFDSIDGGSLSLDQWHGQPVLVVNTASRCGFTPQFDGLQALYDRYRDRGLVVLTVPSNDFRQELADEAAVKDFCELNFDLDMPMTTITRVTGTEAHPLYRWLDAQGFAPSWNFNKALIGPDGSFIEGWGATTRPLSQPIVSRIEALLD; this is translated from the coding sequence ATGATCCGCATTGTGCTTGCCCTGCTCGCCTTCGCCCTCGCCCTGCCCGTCATGGCGGCGCAGGCGTTCCGCTTCGACAGCATCGACGGCGGCAGTCTGTCGCTCGACCAGTGGCACGGGCAGCCGGTGCTGGTGGTCAACACCGCCTCGCGCTGCGGCTTCACCCCGCAGTTCGACGGTCTGCAGGCGCTCTACGATCGCTACCGCGACCGCGGACTGGTAGTGCTCACCGTCCCGTCGAACGACTTCCGGCAGGAGCTCGCCGACGAGGCCGCGGTCAAGGACTTCTGCGAGCTGAACTTCGACCTCGACATGCCGATGACGACGATCACCCGCGTCACCGGCACCGAGGCCCACCCGCTCTACCGCTGGCTCGACGCGCAGGGCTTCGCGCCAAGCTGGAACTTCAACAAGGCGCTCATCGGCCCCGATGGCAGCTTCATCGAGGGCTGGGGCGCGACCACGCGGCCGCTCTCTCAACCCATCGTCAGCCGCATCGAGGCGCTGCTCGACTGA